The genome window AGCCACCATTCGAGCAACCTCCTACATAGATGCGATCCGGATCTACATCGGGATTTTCAGCAATATATTGATCAATCAGAGCCTTTACCGCTTCAAAATAAATGTCATCCGTTTGACCGCTTGTGGATCCTTCGCCACTGTCCATCCAGCGTGTTGGGCTTTGCGGTACGAGAACATGAGCTCCTTCAAAAATGGCTTGAATTTCATCGGAGGCATAATTCGCCGCTTTGTTTGCCACAAGCGGAATGGAAGGATCCGTGCCGCCTTCTCCCCCGCCATGTAACCAAATGATCAGCGGAGATTCATCATCATTTTCGGGACTATAGGAAGCATACGACATGGTGATATCTCCGTGAGAAAACGTTCCGGATAGATCAAACCGATCAATAATCGGCATTATCCGATTCACTTCTTCGTTCCAGATCATTCCCTTGGTCTCATTCCGAATGGTCATATTATAGTCAATCCAGTTGTTTCCGCTGCAGCCTTCCTGTTGTGAATATTGGATGGGTGAGCCAATCGGCTGATTGGGTGCCACAGCCAGCACCAAGGTAACGTGATTGCCTTCTTCCAATCTCGTGCCGTCAGCATCAGAAACATACCCGGCAATCACTCTCCGGCTGCCGAGTCTCTGACCGGCAGGAATCGCCGGACAATCGGACGAACGTTGAACCATCACGTTATAATCATTCCAGTTAACAGACGCGACCGGCTCTTCCATAGTCAGAATAACTTTGTTAACCGCCGGCCCCCAGTCAAAGCCTTCAATGACAACTCCATACTCGCCATTTGTTTGAGCCTGAGTTGTGAATAGCCCGCTCAGCGATACAAACAGAACCGTAATAAATAGTAAAATTATCTTCTTCATAACATTTTAAATTTAATTAGATCAACTTTAAAATCAATCTAATTGACCATTGTCTAAAATCAAAACAATGAATTCACTTCTTTATCATTTATACTCATCGAAAGAAGTATCCAACAGTCGCGGGCTGATGTAGCAGCCAACCTGTTAACGAATATCGGGGGACGTTTGTGGTGAGAACTTCGTGTTCAACAGCATCACTTTTAAAAAGAAGCAGTCTTTTTGCAATGGGTTCAACCAGAATCTCATTCTCTTCTTTATAGATTTTCAGTTCGCCGCCGTCACCTTTTTTCCAGTGTTCGTTGAGATAAATGAGAACGGTATTTTGGCGGTTGGATCGTTCGTTAAATTGATCTAAATACCGATCATAGTGCGATCCTTCCGGATATTTTGCGATATGAAATTCCGATCCTTACAAGCTCATAAAACAGTGCCTTCTCAGGGATTCGATCAACTCATCCATCAACCCAAAAAAGGGATCTAATTCAGAATCGCGTTCTCTGTCCAGCCAATGAATGAAATCTCCACGGATAGACGCATTCACCTGGAACTCTCCCGATGACCCAATCCCCGCTTTTTTAAGCTGATTCCTCTG of Balneolaceae bacterium contains these proteins:
- a CDS encoding prolyl oligopeptidase family serine peptidase — translated: MKKIILLFITVLFVSLSGLFTTQAQTNGEYGVVIEGFDWGPAVNKVILTMEEPVASVNWNDYNVMVQRSSDCPAIPAGQRLGSRRVIAGYVSDADGTRLEEGNHVTLVLAVAPNQPIGSPIQYSQQEGCSGNNWIDYNMTIRNETKGMIWNEEVNRIMPIIDRFDLSGTFSHGDITMSYASYSPENDDESPLIIWLHGGGEGGTDPSIPLVANKAANYASDEIQAIFEGAHVLVPQSPTRWMDSGEGSTSGQTDDIYFEAVKALIDQYIAENPDVDPDRIYVGGCSNGGYLAFKLIIEYPEFFAAAFPSALAYRGAYFTDEQVDRVKDIPMWFIHSADDGTTVPEETVLPVYNKLMDADAPNVHFTYYDHVVDITGFFGGDGYHYPGHWSWIYSHANHARRDYDGSLVKLDGEPVTIMEWMAGQSK